The following coding sequences lie in one Spinacia oleracea cultivar Varoflay chromosome 1, BTI_SOV_V1, whole genome shotgun sequence genomic window:
- the LOC130470586 gene encoding uncharacterized protein has translation MVKKAAPKNPAAKKPAAKKLEFDNSVAEMAVEAPRRRGRRPNAVSEEIPVAKESVSIKKNKKAGSPKSKAIALVSEKEPIEEEQPNQLVLQNSSLVDVPQPESHQLHSQVLKEVGADGLPIV, from the exons atgGTGAAGAAAGCGGCACCGAAGAATCCGGCAGCGAAGAAACCGGCAGCGAAGAAACTTGAATTCGACAATTCCGTCGCTGAAATGGCTGTTGAAGCTCCTCGAAGGCGAGGAAGAAGGCCAAATGCTGTTTCTGAAGAAATTCCTG TTGCTAAGGAATCTGTGTCTataaagaagaacaaaaaggctGGCAGTCCGAAATCAAAAGCAATTGCGCTTGTATCTGAAAAAGAACCAATTGAAGAAGAACAACCTAATCAACTAGTTTTACAAAATTCTTCTCTGGTTGACGTTCCACAGCCTGAATCTCATCAACTTCATTCACAAGTTTTGAAAGAAGTTGGCGCTGATGGCCTGCCTATCGTGTAA
- the LOC110801604 gene encoding uncharacterized protein, with protein sequence MDLSSSTPPATAIHTVVVGVARKESKISSQKLRLMVSYNGHILPRPHDKALFYAGGETRIISIPRNTSLSLSSLFSHISKSLLNGSHNFLLKYQLPNHDLDSLISVSSDEDFCNMVDEYDRLSSSASPTSSRIRFFLFRTEEPVRDLKSDDDWFVDALKVAGSNPVDDSSSSPESIVLESSSSFGSNASSSNSPGKNKLSVADDFKVVLPSLDSLGSDCSLPSPNFSQQAIVYQDASGFFDSKPVSVNLVETESNPSDRSPRSDILTPVQVSGYLISKPMDQQQHQSPSPQPTLATATPHYIHYPASQSNYIPQYYPNPIPVASYAPMYQPYVPPQQPVQYQLNKPYPVYMMPMGQTRNLYDASMPHTLTTAPNVARSQPQMPSNPVMVSSPMVYEGYSKPEYAAEVYMPTSVSNQSMTMPPVHQSAQPVTVPPLENTNYISEYEDPMHAQIYKTQPSGLTLPSQLQMATSAATDILPESFTQLQVENSKH encoded by the exons ATGGATCTCTCATCATCAACGCCGCCGGCGACGGCGATACACACCGTCGTCGTCGGCGTAGCTAGAAAAGAATCCAAAATTTCCAGCCAAAAACTCCGGCTAATGGTAAGCTACAACGGCCACATACTCCCACGCCCACACGACAAAGCCCTCTTCTACGCCGGCGGAGAAACCCGCATTATCTCCATTCCTCGAAAcacctcactttctctctcctctctcttctCCCATATCTCCAAATCCCTCCTCAATGGGTCCCACAACTTCCTCCTCAAATACCAGCTCCCTAACCATGACCTTGACTCCCTCATCTCCGTCTCCTCCGACGAAGATTTTTGCAATATGGTTGACGAATACGACCGTCTTTCGTCTTCGGCTTCTCCTACATCCTCCCGCATCCGGTTCTTTCTCTTCAGGACGGAGGAGCCAGTTCGTGATTTGAAGAGCGATGATGATTGGTTTGTTGATGCGTTGAAGGTCGCTGGTTCGAATCCCGTTGATGATTCGTCCTCTTCGCCTGAATCGATTGTTTTGGAGAGTAGTTCTTCGTTTGGGTCCAATGCATCTTCTTCAAATTCTCCGGGGAAGAATAAATTGAGTGTTGCGGATGATTTTAAGGTTGTTTTGCCCTCTCTCGATTCTTTGGGAAG TGACTGCAGCCTTCCCAGCCCAAACTTTAGCCAGCAAGCAATAGTATATCAAGATGCATCGGGTTTTTTTGACTCTAAACCTGTTTCTGTGAACCTCGTCGAGACAGAAAGCAATCCTTCTGACCGTTCTCCTCGAAGTGATATTCTGACACCAGTTCAGGTTTCTGGTTATTTGATATCTAAACCAATGGATCAACAGCAACACCAATCTCCATCTCCACAACCAACACTAGCAACAGCAACACCACATTACATACATTACCCTGCTTCTCAATCCAACTATATTCCCCAATATTACCCAAATCCTATTCCTGTTGCATCTTATGCCCCAATGTATCAGCCTTACGTCCCACCACAACAACCTGTTCAATATCAGCTAAATAAGCCATACCCAGTCTACATGATGCCTATGGGGCAAACACGAAACCTGTACGACGCGTCTATGCCTCATACTCTGACAACTGCACCAAATGTTGCTAGGAGTCAACCCCAAATGCCTTCAAATCCTGTCATGGTTTCATCCCCAATGGTTTATGAAGGGTACAGTAAACCTGAATATGCTGCTGAAGTATACATGCCAACTTCTGTATCAAACCAGTCCATGACTATGCCTCCAGTGCATCAATCAGCTCAACCTGTTACTGTTCCTCCCCTCGAAAACACCAACTACATCAGCGAATATGAAGATCCTATGCATGCTCAGATATACAAAACTCAGCCTTCTGGTCTTACATTACCTTCTCAGCTACAAATGGCAACAAGTGCTGCTACAGATATTCTACCAGAAAGTTTCACTCAGTTACAGGTGGAGAATTCTAAGCATTAA